One region of Odocoileus virginianus isolate 20LAN1187 ecotype Illinois unplaced genomic scaffold, Ovbor_1.2 Unplaced_Contig_283, whole genome shotgun sequence genomic DNA includes:
- the LOC139034298 gene encoding maestro heat-like repeat-containing protein family member 2A, translated as MPRGSRWSLRLSKELNNQIESFDSPSLEKGFLYRALGFTLATGLEADKVEVLLLELLYKTDYSDDFDWEGVILCFGLCARGQVKTVLGVLHDFEERIQESEQSWQIGAWRVRHPCSIVSSLGAS; from the exons ATGCCTCGGGGTTCCCGCTGGAGCCTGCGTCTGAGCAAAGAGCTGAACAACCAGATCGAGAGCTTCGACAGCCCCTCCCTGGAGAAG GGCTTTCTGTACCGGGCCTTGGGCTTCACCCTGGCCACGGGCCTGGAGGCCGACAAGGTGGAGGTGCTGCTGCTGGAGCTGCTCTACAAGACGGACTACAGCGACGACTTCGACTGGGAG GGTGTGATTCTGTGCTTTGGCCTGTGTGCCCGGGGCCAGGTGAAGACGGTGCTGGGCGTGCTCCATGACTTTGAAGAGAGGATCCAGGAGTCGGAGCAGTCCTGGCAGATCGGTGCCTGGCGGGTGAGGCACCCTTGCTCCATCGTCAGCTCTCTGGGGGCCTCTTAG